The nucleotide window CATCGATTGAATGACGGATTGAATTATTGATTAAATGATTTATTAATATCTTGATTTAATGCCTATCTAATTTGTGTATCTTTTGGATCAACTTCCTAAGCTTCATTAACTTTACTGAGAATTATCGATTTATCCGCAATCTAGCGCTCAGAAGACATCTGAATAATCGATAAATAGATATTTCAGCACATGTTATCGATAAATAGATTTAACCATAATAACCGCAAATACCGATATAAAGGCAAGTGGTTAAATGTTTAAAGCCTTTTGTATATTTAACAATTCTCCGGAGTTCAAATCTCTCCACCTTCCTTCAGCTGTTTCTCCCAGCGAGATAGGTCCGAACTTCGTACGTATCAAACGAAGAACGTCGATCCCGACGGCAGCCATCAATCGGCGGATGATGTGGTAACGACCTTCATGGATACTCACTTCAACCCATGTGGGTGAGAGCTCTTTGAAAGTCAGAACTCGTCCTATTCCGTCTTCGAGCTCGACACCTTTAAGGAGAGTTTTTTCCACCCCTACCGGCAACTTGCCTTCGTATTCAATTATGTAAGTTTTTTCCAAACCATAAGAAGGATGGGTCGCTCGAAAGGTTAATTCGCCATCATTAGTCAGAAGAATTAGACCTTCAGAATCCTTATCCAGACGCCCTACATGAAAAAGTCGTTCTGTTCGTAGGTCAATAAAGTCACTTAAACAAGGTCGGCCTTCTGGATCAAACATGGTGGACAAGACACCTTTAGGCTTATGAAGTGCTAGGTAAGTTTTGGTCAAAGATTGCGTAATTGTCTCACCATCAACCATGACTTCAGATTTTGCTGGATCAAATTTGGCACCGAGTTCTCTGGTGACCAATCCATCAACACTGACACGACCGGAAGCGATTAAATCATCGGC belongs to Candidatus Planktophila limnetica and includes:
- a CDS encoding pseudouridine synthase; translated protein: MSEKRLNKIIADAGITSRRGADDLIASGRVSVDGLVTRELGAKFDPAKSEVMVDGETITQSLTKTYLALHKPKGVLSTMFDPEGRPCLSDFIDLRTERLFHVGRLDKDSEGLILLTNDGELTFRATHPSYGLEKTYIIEYEGKLPVGVEKTLLKGVELEDGIGRVLTFKELSPTWVEVSIHEGRYHIIRRLMAAVGIDVLRLIRTKFGPISLGETAEGRWRDLNSGELLNIQKALNI